The Solicola gregarius DNA window GGACGCGTGTCGCAGGCGGGGCCACCGCGCGAGGTCGCAAGCCGGCCGCGCAGCGAGCACGTCGCGTCCCTGATGGGGCTCAACCTCCTGCGCGGACAGTCGACGGGCACCACCATTCGCCTCGACGACGGGACTCAGCTCGTGACGGCATCGGCCAGCGAAGGCGACGTGTTCGCGTCCTTCCCACCACACGCCGTCACCCTGTCGCGCGGACGCCCGGAGACGAGCGCCAGAAACTCGTGGGAGCTTCGCGTCGCCGGCCTCGCACCACACGGTGACGCCGTGCGGGTGCACCTCGCGGGAGCGGCGCAGCTGCTCGCCGACGTGACACCGTCCGCGGTCGCCGAGCTCGAGCTCACCAACGGCGCACAGGTATGGGCGACGGTGAAGGCGACCGAGGTCGCGGTGTACGAGACGTAGTATCTGGTCGCATACGTGTGACACGACACTAGGCTGTGCTCGCACGAGCCGACCGCAGCGAAAGGCCGACATGACCGACGACTCGCCCGGCGCCGCGCCCGCGCCCAACGACGCACTCACCCCCGCCAGCTCCGCGCCCGACCGCAACCTCGCCCTCGATCTCGTACGCATCACCGAGGCCGCCGGAATGGCCGCCGCGCGATGGGTGGGCCGCGGCGACAAGAACGGCGCGGACGGTGTGGCGGTCAACGCCATGCGCGCCCTGATCAACACGGTGCAGATGTCCGGTGTGGTGGTCATCGGTGAGGGCGAGAAGGACAACGCGCCGATGCTGTTCAACGGCGAGGAGGTCGGCGACGGCACCGGCCCGGCGTGCGATGTGGCGGTCGACCCGATCGACGGCACGACGCTGACCGCCAAGGCGATGCCGAACGCCGTCTCCGTGCTGGCCGTCGCACCCCGGCACTCGATGTACGACCCCTCGGCCGTGTTCTACATGGAGAAGCTGGTCACCGGTCCCGAAGCGGCCGACGTCGTCGACATCCGGCTGCCGCTCGCCGAGAACATCCACCGGGTCGCGAAGTCGAAAGGGCTCGACGCCGGCGACGTCACCGTGTGCATCCTCGACCGGCCCCGCCACGAGCAGCTCGTCACGGAGATCCGGGAGGCAGGTGCGCGGATCAAGTTCATCACCGACGGCGATGTCGCCGGCGCGATCCTCGCGGCGAGCCCCGACACCGGCGTCGACATGCTGGTCGGCGTCGGCGGTACGCCCGAGGGCATCATCGCCGCGTGCGCGATGAAGTGCATGGGCGGGCTCATCCAGGGCCGGCTGTGGCCGACCGACGACGCCGAGCGAGAGCGGGCGATCGCCGCGGGCCACGACCTCGACCGAGTGCTCACGACCGACGACCTCGTCCGCGGCGACGACTGCTTCTTCGTCGCCACCGGCATCACCGACGGCGAGCTGATGAAGGGCGTACGCTTCGGCGCCGGCACGGCGAGCACCGAGTCGGTCGTGATGCGCTCGCGCAGCGGCACCATCCGCAAGATCTCCAGCCAGCACAAGCTGGAGAAGCTGATGGCGTACTCCTCGATCGACTTCGAGCACTAGTGTCCTGTGTACGAAGTGGTTTGACGGAAGGCGGCGTTCAGGTGGATGCACCGCAAGGCCGAGAAGGAAGGTCATAGTGGGCCCTATTTCCGACGACGAGAACGCCGCGGGGCGCCGCCTGGGCGGCGAAAGACGTCCGATCATTTCGTACACAGGGCACTAGGCCGTGCCTGACCCGATCCTCGTCATCGGAGAGTCGCTCGTCGACATCACCGTCGGCCCCGGTGGTACGACTACCCGGCCCGGCGGCTCACCGCTCAACATCGCGGTCGGCTGCGCCCGCCTCGGCGTCTCGACCGTCCTCGCCACCCAGATCGGCGACGACGAAGCCGGCGAGCTCGTGCGCGATCACCTCGACTCGTCGGACGTCGACGTACGCTCGCTGCCGCCGCATCGACCGGACACCTCCGTCGCCCGTGCCGACCTCGATTCCGCCGGCCATGCCACGTACAGCTTCGACCTGGCGTGGGATCCCACGGAGCTGCCGTCGCCGGAGGGTTTCGGCTGCATCCAGGTCGGCTCGATCGGCGCGACGCTGGCACCGGGAGCCGACGCCGTGGACGCACTCACCGCGCAGGCGGCGGACGCGGGCGTACCGATCGGCTTCGACCCGAACGTACGCCCCACGATCACACCCGACCTCGCCGACGTACGCCGACGTGTCGACGCCATGGCCGAGCGCGCGACGGTGGTCAAGCTCAGCGACGAGGACGCCGAGCTGCTCTACCCTGGCGAGCCCGATGTGCTCGCCCGGCTGACCGGACGCGGGCGCACCGCCCTCGCCGTGCTGACCTGCGGCGGTCGCGCGGTACGCATGCGAAGCGCCGCCGCCGATATCGAGGTCGCCCCGCCGACCGTCGAGGTAGTCGACACGATCGGAGCGGGCGACTCGTTCATGTCGGCGTTGCTCGCCCGGCTGCTCGAGCACGAGCTGCTCACCGGCGCCGCCCTCGACTCCGCGGCGCTCGTCGACCTTGCGAACACCGCCGCCCGCGCCGCCGCGATCACCTGCACACGCCCCGGCGCAGACCCGCCGACGCGACGTGAGCTCGCCGATTCCGAGACGAGCACTTGATCACACACAGTCACTGACGGGTACGATGCGATTCCGCGAGGGTTGGAGGCACCGTGGCCGAGACGACCGTGTCCGTCGGCGATGGGATCGACATCTGCTACGAGACGTTCGGAGACCGCTCCGATCCGACGATGCTGCTGGTCATGGGGCTCGCCGGGCCGATGGGCTGGTGGAGCGTCGAGCTCTGCGAGGCGCTCGCCGCTCGCGGCTACCACGTGATCCGGTACGACAACCGCGACACCGGCGCGTCGACGAAGCAACGCGAGCGCCGGGTCAACCGCTCCGACATCATCCGCGCGTTCCTCGGCGACCACAACCGCGCCGTCTACACGATGTCCGACCTCGCCGGCGACGCGTTCGGGCTGCTCGACGCGCTCGACATCGACCGCTTCCATCTCGTCGGCGCCTCGATGGGCGGCATGATCGCGCAGACGATGGCGATCGAACGGCCGGAGCGCGTCCGGTCACTGACCTCGATCATGTCGACCACCGGTCGGCGTACGGTCGGGTGGCAGCACCCCAAGCTGCTCCCTGCCCTGCTCGCGCGCACCGGCCCGACCCGCGGGGCGTACGTGGAGCGCACGATTCGCACCCAGCAGCTGATCGGCTCGCCCACGTTCCCACCCGACCTCGCGGAGCTGCGGTCCCGGGCCGAGGAGACGTACGACCGCGGCTGGTCGGCGAGCGGGGTACTCCGGCAGATGCTCGCGATCCTGTGCCAGCCCGACCGCACCGCCGAGCTCGAGGGCCTCGACATCGCGACCTGCGTCGTACACGGCCTCGAGGATCCGCTGGTGCACCCGTCCGGAGGGCGGGCGACCGCGCAGGCCATTCCGAACGCCGAGCTGATCCTGATCCCCGGTCTCGGCCATGACCTGCCGAGGCAGCTCACGCCGACCTTCGTCGACGCCATCGACCGGACGGCCCGCCGCACCGGTCAGGCTAGGTCATGTCCGGTGGGTCCCGTCGATCAGTGAGCGGGATATCCGCGCCGATCTCGCAAGGCGCGGGAGTGAAGTCGGAGTCGGACCTCCCATGAGCGACCGCAACGCCGCGAGAGTGGATGCGGGATCACGCGAGCCGGCGGGGCCTACCGGACACGACCTAGGCCGTGTAGCTCCGACAGTGCGTCCTCGAGGTAGCCGATCAGCGACCAGACGTCCGGCACCATCTCGCGGCAAACGACGACGCCGAAGTCGAGCGATCCGTTGTAGCTGAACAGCGTGATGTTGATGCCGCCGGTGAGCTGGGTGACGGCCGAGATGGGGTGAATGCCCTCGACGGTCGCCCCGTCGACGTACAGAGGGAACTGCGGCCCCGGCACGTTCGAGATGAACAGGTTGAACGGCAGCCCGGGCACCGTGATCATCCGGAACAGCGCCCGCGAGGCGAGGCCGGAGAGTCCGGTCGGCAGCGCGGCGCTGAAGTCCTGCAGGATCGTCGCCGGAACGGCCTCGAAGCGTTCCTTGGCGACCGCGACCTCGTCGTGGAGGTACGTGAGGCGCTCGGCCGGATCGCGCAGATGCGTCGGTATGCGCACCAGCATGACCGAGATCTGGTTGCCCGACTCGACTCCCGAGTCGTCGCGGATCGACACCGGTATCGCGGCGACGAGCGGCAGCTCGGGCAGCGCGTCATGGTCGAGGAGCCAGCTGCGCAGCGCGCTCGTCGTCAGCGCCATCACCACGTCGTTGACCGTCAGGTCGTACGCCTGCTTGATCGACTTGACGGTCTCGAGCGATACGGAGCCGAACGAGAAGCGCCGATGCGCGGTGATCGGGCCGTTGAACGGCGTCGGCGGCGCGAACAGGTGCCGGGTCTCATCACCCTTCGACCCGCGACCGAGGAACGTCATGACGGCATCCGCGGCGTCGCTGACCTGACGCGCGCCGGGTACGTTCGCCGCGCCCGGCAGACCGCTGAGATGTGGCAGTGAGCGCGGCATCGAGGCGAGCGCATGGCTCCACGTACGCGTGTTCGTCGCGATCGCCCGCGGCACCAGCTGCTCCGGCCCCGGCAGCGGTGCGGGCGACCAGTCGTCCGGCTCGACGGCTCGCGGCTCCGGTGTCACGTCCATGATGGTGGCGAGCAGCTCGGCGCCGGTCACGCCGTCGATCGCGGCATGATGCACCTTGAAGTACAGGGCGGCCCGGTCGCCGCGAACGCCGTGCACGAGGTACAGCTCCCACAGCGGCCGCGAACGGTCCAGCGGACGGGCGTGGATACGGGCGATCTGCTCGCCCAGCTGGTGGTCGTCGCCCGGTGCGGGGAGTGCCAGCTCGCGCAGATGGAACTCGATGTCGAAGTCGGGATCGTCCGCCCAGTACGGATTGCCGAGGCCGAAGGGTACGTTCACGAGGCGCTGCCGGAACGGCGGCGCGAGGTGCAGTCTCGGCTCGAGGAGCGCCCGCAGCTCATCCAGGCTCAGGCCGCCGCCGGGCGCCGTACTCGGGTCGAGCATCACGACCGCTCCGACGTGCCCGGTCGTGGTGGTGTC harbors:
- the glpX gene encoding class II fructose-bisphosphatase, yielding MTDDSPGAAPAPNDALTPASSAPDRNLALDLVRITEAAGMAAARWVGRGDKNGADGVAVNAMRALINTVQMSGVVVIGEGEKDNAPMLFNGEEVGDGTGPACDVAVDPIDGTTLTAKAMPNAVSVLAVAPRHSMYDPSAVFYMEKLVTGPEAADVVDIRLPLAENIHRVAKSKGLDAGDVTVCILDRPRHEQLVTEIREAGARIKFITDGDVAGAILAASPDTGVDMLVGVGGTPEGIIAACAMKCMGGLIQGRLWPTDDAERERAIAAGHDLDRVLTTDDLVRGDDCFFVATGITDGELMKGVRFGAGTASTESVVMRSRSGTIRKISSQHKLEKLMAYSSIDFEH
- a CDS encoding carbohydrate kinase family protein; this encodes MPDPILVIGESLVDITVGPGGTTTRPGGSPLNIAVGCARLGVSTVLATQIGDDEAGELVRDHLDSSDVDVRSLPPHRPDTSVARADLDSAGHATYSFDLAWDPTELPSPEGFGCIQVGSIGATLAPGADAVDALTAQAADAGVPIGFDPNVRPTITPDLADVRRRVDAMAERATVVKLSDEDAELLYPGEPDVLARLTGRGRTALAVLTCGGRAVRMRSAAADIEVAPPTVEVVDTIGAGDSFMSALLARLLEHELLTGAALDSAALVDLANTAARAAAITCTRPGADPPTRRELADSETST
- a CDS encoding alpha/beta fold hydrolase; translation: MAETTVSVGDGIDICYETFGDRSDPTMLLVMGLAGPMGWWSVELCEALAARGYHVIRYDNRDTGASTKQRERRVNRSDIIRAFLGDHNRAVYTMSDLAGDAFGLLDALDIDRFHLVGASMGGMIAQTMAIERPERVRSLTSIMSTTGRRTVGWQHPKLLPALLARTGPTRGAYVERTIRTQQLIGSPTFPPDLAELRSRAEETYDRGWSASGVLRQMLAILCQPDRTAELEGLDIATCVVHGLEDPLVHPSGGRATAQAIPNAELILIPGLGHDLPRQLTPTFVDAIDRTARRTGQARSCPVGPVDQ
- a CDS encoding WS/DGAT/MGAT family O-acyltransferase produces the protein MKPVSPLDAQFLNVEDTTTTGHVGAVVMLDPSTAPGGGLSLDELRALLEPRLHLAPPFRQRLVNVPFGLGNPYWADDPDFDIEFHLRELALPAPGDDHQLGEQIARIHARPLDRSRPLWELYLVHGVRGDRAALYFKVHHAAIDGVTGAELLATIMDVTPEPRAVEPDDWSPAPLPGPEQLVPRAIATNTRTWSHALASMPRSLPHLSGLPGAANVPGARQVSDAADAVMTFLGRGSKGDETRHLFAPPTPFNGPITAHRRFSFGSVSLETVKSIKQAYDLTVNDVVMALTTSALRSWLLDHDALPELPLVAAIPVSIRDDSGVESGNQISVMLVRIPTHLRDPAERLTYLHDEVAVAKERFEAVPATILQDFSAALPTGLSGLASRALFRMITVPGLPFNLFISNVPGPQFPLYVDGATVEGIHPISAVTQLTGGINITLFSYNGSLDFGVVVCREMVPDVWSLIGYLEDALSELHGLGRVR